The genomic segment ATAACTGCAGCAAAGGTCATACATTGTGCCTGGGGGCCAAATGCTTTTCGTTCATCATAGACTTGAGACTTAATCCCAGTATATACACGTTATGCACGAAAGCAGTCTTTGTGCCAAATGTATAATTACACACTGTCACTGCTGCTACACAACACCCTTACATAAATGTGGAACCCTTACTAGCATTTCATGTCCAAATAtagtgtgtatgtttttttgtccaatattagtgttactgaaataaatagatGAAATCTAAATAGGATCAGTACAGCTATTCTGTTTTTGTGGTAGCTGGCTTCTCGGTACAGCTGTAACTTGTAATTGGTTTTTCTGTTTATGCTTGCCctacttgagataatatcacaGAAGTGCAAACATGCATGGGTTGGCGTATCCTTTTCTACCTAACCGCCAGTTTGTGTGGAATGTGTGTATTCTTGGTTACTGTTACTTGTGTGATCGCATTATATATCTGGTCTATCTATATACCTGGTTTTATAGCACTGTATCAAATACCAATTTGATATTTGGCAAGATTTAGTAATTTCTGTTGTGCACCGTGCATAAGATTTAGACAATGGGGGATACTTGCCAGGATGGTTCAGTTTTAtctatagtttaaaaaaaaaaaaaagtggctgaTTGTCTACCTGTGGCCATGATTGCATTCCTCAGCTCACTCAGTGACAGTGTTCCTGTTTGTGAAACATCACTGCGGAAGAAAATGTCCTGCCAAAAGAGAAGATGGTTAGTTATGTATAACTCACACTAATAATTTGAATAAGTTTGTTCAAATATGGGTAGGGGCAATTCAGGACATTGTCCGAAACCTATGCACTTGGTCAGTCACAAATTATTATGAGAGAATGAAGTGTTTCACTTACCTTGGCTTTCACGACCCTTCTCCACAGACCAACAAATTCCTCACTGTTAAGTTTGCCGGTGATTGATGTCTAAGCCAACATTAAGGTTTTAGAGCTTTGCATGTTGTTTCATGTCATGTATGTAACTAACATtaactgtgagaaaaaaaacccttgcAAGATCTCACTTCAgattgacaaaaagaaaaacaaaccagtATATTCTAATACACCAATGCACAATGAATATGGCATGAGAGGATACATCCATCAGGGCAACCATGCTGCGACAGGCATCAATGCTGAAGCCTCCAGATTTCAGGTCTCCTAAATAAAGAGAACATAGCAGGGCAATTAATACGACTAAAGCCCTGCAACATAGCAGTTCTACAAAACACAAGATTATTATATTTGCATAATGAAGGATTCCAAACCTTTCAAGATGTTGTCATTGAGAATCTTTTGGAGCTGCTCAGCATCCACTTCTTCATACTGGAAATtgaaagaaaacaagcaaaGGAGGACTTTAATTTGGCTCACATGTTGGTTGTCATAATCCTGTTAACTCTACAGTACTTCACTTTAGTTTTTCTAACTATGTCTTTGCCAGGACCAGCAGCTTCATGAAGTCTACAGTAGCGGACGATGCATCACAGCAAATAAGcaaattttccaaaatgttgaactactgCTTTTATACATAAACTACCTTGTCAGAGTATTCACGGAACATGGTTCTCTTGCTTTCGTCATCCTCTCCATTTCCGGTCTGCATGGGCTGCAAAAGATTGAGTAAATTCAGCTCCAGATAAATGAATGCACTGTTcaatatgatatattatatcatGTAACACAACAGCAATACCAAAATCATATGAACAtcgacaacatttttttaatatcctgCACACCTCTTCTCCTTCCCCATGGTCATGGTCATGGTCATGGTTGTGGCCATCAGAATTCTCGCTGAGAGGAAAGACACGAGATGTTAGTACATCGGTCCTCCACAAAAAGTCCTCCACCTCTTACAGCCACATTGTCATCATCTCACAGTCACCATGAAACCACCCACTGGGTTGGTTTTGAGGCCTTGGGATAGCCATGTTGGCTTTCGCCATTATGGCTAACGGGCCATTTGTTAtccaaaatgaacagctgactccttagCATCTGGAACAGGAGTTTAAggaagagtgtttttttttgagtaattaataaaataacataattaaaatcattttgaatATACGGTTATAATAATTGATTAGTTTAAGGGTTATTTACCCATCACTGCTTTTGACTTTTAAGTAAAAGGCTTGTAATATGTGGCGTGTGACATATAGATTATTCAAGAATCTTTTAAAGACTATTTGGGAAGTTACGAGTCACTTACTGGACTTCGGTCTCTGACTTGGAGAGGATGGTCAGGATGAAGGAAGCTGTCTCATTGGGATTGAAGCTGGATGGTACAATCAGGTATTCGCCAGGTTTTAGAGTAATAAACTCCATCACCTCACGGGCATTCATGTACTTTTTAGTTTGGGCAACAGGCGCTGTGGTACTGAAGAAAGAAGCTGGGAACTTCCCCCTCTGTGACTTGTACTGTAATAACGGTAATAAATAGATATTTAATCTATATGCAGTTTATATCATAACTGCATACTGTAGGTGGGAATGTTTTGTAAGTAAGGCTAAAAGTTTTACTTACTTCGTCAGGGACCTTGGAATAAATGAATGCAtgtcagggggaaaaaatagttttagtcAAACTgtgaaacatgaaaacatgtaaataatgCAATTAGAAATCACTAAAGTGGGCTGATAGCTATTTATCAAAGTCCAAgtgaaaaagcacatttttaggTCCCTATGAAAAGCAAGTGAATGCTGTAGTTAAAGTCTCTTCAAGACCATGGTACAGATGTTTTATGCTGTGTTCTTGGGTAATGGACATGAGCCACATTACTATAGGTCTATCTTTGAGATTAAACACATCTATGATAGTCCTCTCACTGTGACAGAAACTGTAAATGGTATAATTTACCTCAAATACAGTGAATCCAATGTGGAGACTTTGGACCAGGCGTCTGTTCCTCTTGTCAGGCTTTTGCATGAGAGACACCAGCATGTTTTTCTCACCCTGTTTCGCAGAACATTCACCAAGTAGTTCCTCAATCTTGACCCGATACTGTGGATTAGTCCAGAAACTGTCTGGAAGGCGAATAGAgaagcacttttttttcattatagaATTTTGCCAAAAGAAGGGTGAATATGTTGATTAATTTCCAAAGGTGAAACCAAATTCTTCTACTCATGTATGTcaactgaaaaataaagcaCAGAACCAGTCTAactattatccaggtatacacctagatacttggCACCATCTCGATGTCCACTCCTCACTGTTggctggctgaagagggggattgaacctgcggaaatctatgataatttccttcgtctttgaggtgttcagtagaagatagttcttgtgactccagtcactgaaggcttttatcagatccctatattcagattcctgtccattcctgatacgcgccacaatagcagtgtcgtctgagtacttctggatgtggcaggactcagagttgtatttgaagtctgctgtgtacagtgtgaacaggaatggagccagaacagtgccttgtggagcccctgtgctgctcattaatgtcccagaaacaaagttccccaacctgacatactgtggtcttcctgtcaggtaatctgtgatccaggagatgaaggaaagatccactcccatgtctgtgagcttgtttttgagtatttgGGGTGGTTGGTATTGAATaggcttgaaaaatcaaagtacATGATTCTAACATAAGCagcagtttcctccagatgagcaagggcacggtgaagcatgtagaggacagcatcgttcacttcaatgtgttgtttttctgcaaacTGCAGGAggtcgagtttgtctttgacttcagctctcagtaggcacagtccttgagcagccttggacacacaccatctggaCCAGCAGCCTTCCCAGAGCAAAGTCTTCCCAGTTCCAACCTCACCCCCATCTCTGTGACGGACAAGGGTGGAGGCTCAGGTGTAAGAGGGGGGGTGGATGCTGCTTTGGAGATGTGCAcatgttgaagaggaggaggtggaggaggagaaggaggaggaggagaagcagcattgGAATTGGGTGAGGCCGCTGTATTGAATCTGTTAAAGAACTGGTtgagttcatcagctctttctacatcacccgccactggctgtcttttcttcttgttgtagccagagatggtgttgattcctctccacatttcacGGATGTTGCTGTTATGTAGATTTCTCTCCAATTACTTCTTGTATTCCACCTTTGCCATCTTTAGTCTCGTCTTCAACTTATATTGTACTTGTTTGAGCCGTGCTTTGTCGCCATCTCTAAAAGCTGCCTTCTTCTCATTGAGGATTGCCTTTAAATCAATAGTAATCCAAGGTTTGTTGTTGTGGAAACAGCGTAGGGTATGACTGTGTCTCTACAGAAGTTGATGTAATCAGTAAAGCATtcaacctgtctgtcaatgtCCATACTGTTCTCCTATTATCTACGAATATGTTGTATCTTAACATACACTGTCAGCATTTTCTTtctctaaattaaattaaaatacacacTGTTAAAATCTATACATTTTCAAATGAACACTAATCTCCTCTATTTGAGGGGCCAGGTTTGCATAAGTCCACATTTTCTGGACGTACCGTGGAAATTCATGCATCCTCCAGCAGTCGTTCCTGCAACCCATCTTCCCTCATAGAAGGAGGTCTTCCAGTGGCAAGAAGTGCTTCCATCAAGGAAGTCCGGACACAGGCAGCAGATGTCAAGATCTGAGTAGAAGTTACAGAAGTCTCCTAGGGTCATCCTGTTGACGTCAGGGATACATTTaatggaattattattatttaatcatttgCATCCCTCTATATCAATCTATTGAGATAAAACATGCAAATGCAGTCAGCATATTCTTTTCATACGTTTTCtgaaataataaccaaaaatgaaTTTAAGTTATAATTTACACGTTACATGTTAACCATCACTATAAAACAACAGTGTAGctacaatgtaaataatgtttaaaatatgATTTCAGCACACTTACCAAAACTCTCCATCATCAGCCACTGAAAGGCACAAGTCACGATCTTGAGGACTCACAGTTTGCCACAGAGGTGACCTTTAGATGTCAgtgaagaaagaggagaagaaacatTGTGAATCTCTCCTAAACATTTAGagtttgaaaaggaaaaatgaggCTCTAAGAAGACAAAACTGTCAACTTGCTTAATGGAAAATATAGGATCCAGTGTTTCATCAGGATATCGTAGCCTCTTCTCTGCTGCTTTTGTCCaatctttatttcttttcatcTGTCTTTTGGCAAACTGTTAACTATATGGGAGTTCAAAGCTAAATCACTGAAGTACTGTTGAAAGTACCTTTAGTAAGACACTTAACTCCTAACTCCAGTACAGCTGCTGAGTGGCCCACAGCTCACACACTGGCCAGATTAGTATGTGTAACTGCTAATTATCCAGCTTCCATCGCATGTCCTGATACTCAATAAGCCAACAGATATTCTGTTTGCAAAATCCTAACGCTCTTTATTTGCTCTGTCACAACGCTTGCCTATCCTGAAAACTGCCAGAACAAGTTTTGTGCAAACTGCCATGATAAAACAGCTCAGATTTCTCAGGTTTCTGTTCTCAACACGCACAAACATACATACCTGAGATGATTATACCTTATAGagaaaatgtcaatcatttagcATAACTTGGATCATGGTATGTGAAAACAGCATGAACTGAATGGATCATTTTAAATGATCTGCTGCAATCATTGGGTTTTGTCTAGGCAAGTAAAAATATGTCTCATATTAAAAAACTAAGACACTTCCAATATTGTTAATTTAGCTAACACGAAAAGCGGTGTCATTGGGAGCAGTGTGATGTCTGGTCAATCCCCTTGGAACAAGGGGTGATAGCGTTGGTTGCTATCAGAAACAGCTGGGTACAGCATGACGCAGAAAGGTAAATGTCAGCTAACTGGGGTAGAGTTAGCTGACAGAATCCCACCACACGTGTGTGTCACACTGACTCTGCAATGTACAATTTTGTACTCAGAGCCATGTCTCTGTACTCTGTGTCATTCTTACTTATCACTCCAGTCTCCTTTCCACTCTCCTCGGCCCCAGGGGTTCCATAAACGCACCAGGTTTACCAGCTGCCCTTGGCTCGTCACCTGAGCAGCAATTATCAGAAAGAAACCTTACAATTGTTATTTGTTACACTGACTATTTATTAACTTACTTCAATAAATACAACTAGATTCAATGGAGATATACTCAAGGCCTTTATTAACctaaaactcaaaaacaaactcaaCCATTTCCAGGGGTAAGCTTAAAAACCTGACTCCTAGCTATTGGTAATGTTCTGTATAATGCCTttaaaacaagtaaaagtcttcaCCTGTTTCACACCTGTGACAGTGTAGGCATGGCCTTGGACCAATCCATTTGGCAGCACTGTGTTGGCAGACGTCTCCTACAAGATACAGATACCGTATACATTATTATTGCAGGTGCTTTTATGCAGAATACTTTTCTTTAACcatgtaataaattaagttaacACTGGGCCAACATTGGATTGTCGACTTCCTTAATTGCTCAATCAGGTGGCAACACTAGACAGCATGGCTTAGTCTACAGGTTAATTATACATTGAACACAATTTTTAAAGTATCTAAAAATAATTGAACATTAACAAATCTTTTCTTCTAGTCAAGAAATATTAGATACAAAAACACTAATAATAGTGAAAACATTTTCAAGGGGACATATGGTTATTTGGGGTTTCTACTAGgacatttttacatgctttaatgatcaaaaacatgtttcttttcTAATACAGTCTGTTTGAATACCTGTATTCAATCTTTGTCCTAAGCACTCATTTGAGCACCTGTGTCTTTAAGCCCCCCTACCAAACAAGCCCAGtctgttctgattggtcagcGTTTCTGTCTCCTCCCCATCTGCACTCTCGGTCTTTGTCATTGTAGACGGGAAATGGCTGTAACAGCACTGTAGGAGCACTTTCTACCCATGTGTATTTGTGACATTAAGACCGTACAGAAGATCTGATGactataatacaaaaaacacgtaGAAATCACACTTTTTACAAAATGGGGCCTTTAAGGTTTATTTGCGACCATTCAAAACCCTGATCTTCCATCTCATcctttaaatgtcaaatatgtCACTAGCGAGTTTCATTTTCTCTCCCCTGATTTATTGAGACTTGGCAGCCTGACATCCTGGCACTTCTCCAGTCTTTTAGTCTATGTAGATTTGTAAACATTATTATAACACATTTTGTCTCTCAGTGATTCGGATCCCATTTAATATGTTCTTTCTTGGCCCATGCTGCCCTccataaagtttaattaaaattcGGTGAGTAGTTTTTCTGTCAACCTCCTCACAGATGAACACAGAGACCAAACTGGCAAGATAACCTCCTCGGCGGAGGTGATCATTTTTCTTATTATGGGTAAACATGTACTTTGGCAACCATTATCTTAGCctgaagatatttttattttattttcatactaCAGAGTTTTAGAACATAAAAGCATAACCAGCTAGTGCATAGTTTTGTATGGTATATTCATACTTACCCCCTGTGGTGTACCACAGCCCATCAGTGACCTGGATTGACCAGCCCTGCTCATCAGTTCCCACAGATTTTGGGGAGGGTCTGGCAGATCTATACACATGTGAACACCACCGGTGAAGTCCACCATAGCCTCAGCAGGAGTTCCAGAATTCATGTCCGCGTAGGAACCACACACTCTGATAAAAGTGGGTGTAATATTACTCAAGTGCTCCCAAAATAAACCAAGTCTcactcattcatttttaactgaaaaACAGTTAATAGTTTTTTCATACTTTGCATAAGCTTTCTCCAGTAAAGCAGGCCAGAACTCAGTTGGGTCTTTGGAGTGAACGAAGATTAGTTGGCCATTGATTGTTGGTAGCTTGTCATCAATGACAACATCCACCCATCTTCCAAATCTCCAGAACTAAATAGTTGAGAAAGGAGAATATTAAGAGTTGTATAGCAAAATGTACTGTTTAGATGAACCTTTTTAAGACAAACACTCCTGGCAATGATTGTTTGTTTACCCTGAAGTGGAACAGACCCCAGTAGTCCTGATCAAATTTTTGGTCAAGAGGAATAACTTGCCCAAGGATGTATTTCTGGAATGTCAGAGCTCCGATAGATGAGAGAAACCAGCAGTTCCCTGAGTGAAACATTTTCATTGCGTTGTCAGAAAGGTGTGCTTAGAAGGCAAAGGCATGACAGCAAAATGTGTGCAGAAGGGTTCAAGATCACAAACTATTGAGAACAGTAACAGACCTGAGAGGGCAGATAAGCAGGCTGTTCTCATCCACTGTTTGTAGGTatacatgaaaaataatgtacgtATGAATTGTGAGCCAGAATGCGCTGCTCATTCGCCTTAGTGGAGGTTATGTAGTACATATAATGATCAAATCATTTTTGGGGGTGGGTGGAAGTGATGGTGGATggatcacacaaacacaagacttTGATTCAGAAGAAAACTGTTTGTGTCCCCTTTTTGAATTCAACTTGTGATTTTAAGTGAACTTGTAAATTAGATTATGTTCATGAATACTTGACTGGCCTAAAGTCTAATTTCCACCGGGGACGTAACAGCCGCACCATGGTCACCGGAGCTGATCGATgtcactctaatcaatgagaccatCACCACAGGGCACGCCGCGtaacgtctcagcagcgtctctcCGCTCTGCAGCACTATCAATCCGtagcacttttatttttgatgcaagCTGTTGCTAAACCACGTGAAGCTCAACTAAGAGTCAGCAaattgcaccagacaggaaatccgacacagaatcaacgtaatacacttctggtccttttcaaaataaaacacaatacacagttCATGTAGCCTATCTCAACTTCACATTAACATTACGTTATGACCAGGGGCATCAGGTcagcagtcaatcaatcaaagggtctcagaggatcggtaACATGGACGACGAGAGAATGATTGTtaaagtggaacagcatacaatcatttatgacatatcacatccttttttataaGGACAATGGACAAAAGGACAATGCCTGGCATTTAATTGCAGGAGTTTTGGGAGTGGATGGTGAGTACAaactagaggtgggaatcaccagaggccccacgatacttgagtcatatTATTGCGGTTTTaactgtttattaaatatgagaaaattctcagtgtatcaatctcacttcagtctttttatgttttcacactgagagtcaaacccacagaccgACCAACAAAgaattcagtcaaactgaactgaactgatatcaaacatgtatggatgacaacaattgcagcattttctcaaactttcctcaactttaagcttcactgctgaattttattgaataaaacataaaaaagcctaactttgcagcgttgttCCGACACGATATtctgcctatagattccttaaatcttctagtttcatatgataccaatatctccagtgtattcctaaaagtgagcccgctacgatctctggaataaaaaaaagggcaaaataCTGACGGCACgccgtccgtccgtctgtcagaacgctaaatatcgatatttgacggccatgaatcaatataataccacgcaaaatatcgcgatactatgctgtatcgattttttctcCCACCTCTAGTACAAACTACTACTTAAGGAAATGTGATTATCGTGTGATCTCAGGTGAATACAGCTGGCTCGTTACATGTCCATTACGCGCCCAGTGGGGTTTGACGCCGGGCAGTTGACGGAGCAAAACCGTGGCGCGGCCGTTACGTCCCCGGTGGAAATCCCGTGGAAATCACCTCCGACATGACATTACTTTCTTGGACCTTAAGCACTTATTTTTTGTTGCCTCAACTTATCCAATTGGTTTTGGTGCCCAAACCTAATCAAGTAGCTTAATGTCAAAATGTTAATCACATGCTTAGAACAGTGACGGTAGTGGTTAAATGGAACATATTGCATAGGATATCATAAAAAACtgtacttattgtaagtcgctttggacaaaagcgtctgctaaatgacatgtaatgtaatgtaatgtaataaaaaacattgtgcatacatttttataagATATCATAGGAACCGGTTAATAAGAACATGTTATCTTTTCTGccctgcttttttttctgcaggttttaaaaaaaacatttcaaaattatttttctggACAAACAATTTAtgtataattatgaataaagcACTTTTCTTACCAACACTGCCTTGACCAAAGTCAAACCTGGAGACCCCATCCACTTCAAAAAATGGACTTTCAACAAGCCTCTAAAACAGAAGAATGTTGACAACACTTACTCAAAGAAGACAGTACAATAAtacaattactattattattgatacaaaatgcactttaaaatattttctatattaatACTGAACCAAGTGATTCACTAATGTTTATGTTAAAGGGTTGCTAGTACTGCTAATATGACTAAGAATAACCAGCATTCTTTGTGACTTTAAGCATCTTTTAATCTTAAGAAACTATCAAACGTCGTATACAATCTTATGAAGCAGCCGCTAGAACAGGAGGTAACTCAACCTAAGTGTCTATGTACCAGCCCAACAATAACAATGATCAGAATAAAACGTGAAAGATTAACAAAGTTAAACAATAAGCGAAATTCCAGTTTGAAAGCAAACcactttgatttttgtttggtttgtaaacATTCAGAAGAGATCCTAGGTTCAATATTTACTTCATCTGAATCAGTTTAACTTTCTGCTGCAAGAACTTAAAACCATGACAACTTACATGCTTATTAAACCAACATTTAATCTGATATAGGATCAAACATTTTAACACTTACGCCAGGTCTCAGCCACTGCACTCTGGCCATGAGTTCGTCGTTTAGTAACCCTGCACCAATGGATCTTCTATCAGGGGGGAACATTTCGTCGATGTACCTCACGTTCCTGTTGCGACAGTAGTCTTTAATCTGATTGTAGTCTTGGTTGAGAAACCGCTCAGGGTTGGCGACGGTCCCAAAGCCATCTTTAGTGTGACGGGCATTGATGATTTTCATACACACACCTGGTGGAGGCATTGCTGTTCTGTTTGAAATCTGTTTAgagaaaggaaatgaaaaacaatcacCCTTTTGCGTTATTTTTGGGGACTTTTTGATGACAGACCCAAACAGCCATCAGCaggcatagttataattgtCAGAATGTATGGTCTGACTGACAGCCAACCATCCACACTTAGATAAATTGTGCCTGCTCTTTCACTGCTTAAAGTAAACCAAAATTTGAAGTGAAGGCGAAAATTCTCTCTTGTTAATTTTGGGCATGTGTGACTGTGCCCTTAAGGGCTCATGGCTGGGGTAATGCCTCTACCTCAGTGCTGCCAACTTGTTAAGGCATgatcacacatgcac from the Centropristis striata isolate RG_2023a ecotype Rhode Island chromosome 16, C.striata_1.0, whole genome shotgun sequence genome contains:
- the LOC131988602 gene encoding calpain-1 catalytic subunit-like translates to MPPPGVCMKIINARHTKDGFGTVANPERFLNQDYNQIKDYCRNRNVRYIDEMFPPDRRSIGAGLLNDELMARVQWLRPGRLVESPFFEVDGVSRFDFGQGSVGNCWFLSSIGALTFQKYILGQVIPLDQKFDQDYWGLFHFRFWRFGRWVDVVIDDKLPTINGQLIFVHSKDPTEFWPALLEKAYAKVCGSYADMNSGTPAEAMVDFTGGVHMCIDLPDPPQNLWELMSRAGQSRSLMGCGTPQGETSANTVLPNGLVQGHAYTVTGVKQVTSQGQLVNLVRLWNPWGRGEWKGDWSDKSPLWQTVSPQDRDLCLSVADDGEFWMTLGDFCNFYSDLDICCLCPDFLDGSTSCHWKTSFYEGRWVAGTTAGGCMNFHDSFWTNPQYRVKIEELLGECSAKQGEKNMLVSLMQKPDKRNRRLVQSLHIGFTVFEVPDEYKSQRGKFPASFFSTTAPVAQTKKYMNAREVMEFITLKPGEYLIVPSSFNPNETASFILTILSKSETEVHENSDGHNHDHDHDHGEGEEPMQTGNGEDDESKRTMFREYSDKYEEVDAEQLQKILNDNILKGDLKSGGFSIDACRSMVALMDTSITGKLNSEEFVGLWRRVVKAKDIFFRSDVSQTGTLSLSELRNAIMATGKRISDDILNLIALRYGTSSGHITLESFISLNVRFSCMNLMFKQLSNGMNITLREKEWMFLWMYT